TAGAGCTCGTGTTGAGCAGGGCAAGGCCAAGCTGGTCGCTCACCTAGATTATACTTGGTCAAAGGGAGAAAGGCATGAAGAGAACAGCGCAAAATCAGTTAAACAAAGAAGGAATGCACAAAGAGGATGACGTGTCATTCATAGTTGCACTATGCTGATAGTGCACATTCCTGGCGACTGAGGTAAAATCCTAATAATTTTTTGGAATGATTACAATGGTGCCAATATAAATGGTTTGGAATGACATTGAATTTCCACcttttaagaaaaaaagtaaaaattaaaattactatttcGTTTACAGTTAATATCAAATGGaggaataacaaaaataaataaataataaccataatatatatgaattaataagtaaatagattaaaaattaattaattattattgttaagaTTATTATATAACCCAATTTAAATCTCAAAATGAGTTATTATTTTGCAAATACATCCCAAAAACTTAAGGTATTAAAATACATTTTTCTTTCAAGGAAGGACATGATCTCCAAATTGTAGAGCTACTAAAACTAAGTGACAAAATTAAGGCTCCTTAGTGTGAAAAATTAATATGCAAGTTAGCTTAAAAATAGAAAACTATATTATCTGTCAGCGTAAATCTTAGAGTTAAGGCTTCGATCGGAAAAAACTATAATGCAAGTTAATTTAGAAATACAAAATTATGTTATCTACTTAGCATCGACCTTAGAACTAAGATCTTAATATCAAAAAAATTACAACGCAAATTAGTTTAAGTGTATAAAACTATGTTGTTTAGTTAGAGCCATTCAGCTAAAACTAGCCAAAAAACAATAATGCAAGTTATATTAAGGGCACAAAATTGCGTTATCTAATTAGCGTCAATTTTAGAGTCAATACTAAAAAACTAcaacataaattattttaaagatacATCTATGTTGTTTAGTTAGCGCGACTTTAGGACTAAGGCTAAAACACCAAAAAACTATAATACAAGTTAGCTTAAGAGTATAAAACTATATTGCCTAGTTAATGTCAACCTCAGGGCTAAAGTTCTAGTACCAAAAGATTATATTGTAAGTTAGCGTTGTCTAGTTGGCATCGACCTCAAGGCTAAGGTCACAATGTATAAAACTATCCCAATGGTTAAAGTCCATCATAGAGTTCTTACTACTAGACTCCAACAACCATTACCAGGATTTCAACTTTTAGGTTATGTCACTCCAGACTCGAGCAATCTTAAAAAAGCAAAAcaaagaaagaagaataaaaaaagaaaaagagaaaaaagaaaatatatatatatatatatatagttaactAGTTCAAagcaatatataaaatttcatgtTTGAAATAGCAAATATCATGCGGCTCAACTACTTCTAAAAAGCTCAATGtaagagtttaaaattaaatataagatCTAGATCATTTATaagagtttaaaataaaaaaataagatctATAGATCTAAAAGAGTTTAATGTAGAACCTCAAAATAGAATGTAAGTTTACgagttttaaaaagttttatataagagtttaaaattaaatgtaagATCAATAGAtctaaaataaaagtaagaCCAACAAATTTAAAAGAGTTcactaaaaaagtaaaattaaaagtaaaacttCTAAATAAGAGTgagtagtattcggttcaaactgaaaaaaccaaccgaatcaaattaatttgaaaattcagttcggtttttaattcatttcggttcgatttaatttttaattttaaaaatttcgattaattaagttcggtttgattttgatcaaaaaaattgaaaaaattaaatcgaaccgattaataatagtgtattattttaaatcaaaccgaccgAATAATCGCCAACTTCTAACTATAAGAATTCGAGAAGAAAGACCTCATATTAGATTGAAGACCAAAATCTGATAGGGCAAAATAAGGACCCAAACTAAAATATTGcatcgatttttttatttataattatatgtgtaattattatattttaaatatttacagtGAAATTTACGTAAAAACCACCATAATTAATTTGGACGTGCAACAATCCATATTATAAACCCTTGTCACAGTCATTCAAAAAGAGCCTCAATCTCTTCCAAGGTCTTGCCTTTAGTCTCGggcataaacacataaaagaaCACTGTCCCAACTACCATTATTCCAGCAAGCACAAAAAACACTCCTCCAAACGTTATCTTCTCGGCAAAACTCAGAAACGTCATAGACAACACCCCACTCACCAACCGATTCACCGATATCGCCAACCCAGAGCCTTGAGCCCGTAACCTCAACGGAAAAATCTCCGATGAGTAGACCCATGTAATGGGTCCAAGCCcaatagaaaagaaagaaacaaaCCCACAGACAGCTACTATACATATCACAATAGCCCACACTGGCTTGCTGTTTGAGTGCTCAAGAAACTTAGATCCCAAGCCTAACACCACCAGCGAAACCGCCATCCCCGAGGAACCCAACAGCAAAAGAGGCCTTCTTCCGAATCGGTCCAGGTATAGAGCCGATACTAAAACAAAGAAAGTTTTAGCAAATCCCATGATCACATTGACGCCAAATAACAATTTCTTACTGTGGATTCCTGCAGCTCTGAACACTTCAGGGCAGTAGTAGATAACTGCATCATTCCCTGAAGCTTGCATGAAAAAATTGATCCCAATAGCTGCAATAAGCATCCGGCGAACAGCCGGAGATGGCCTTAACAGAAGTTCTTTCCAAACCCCTTGTCCATGCCATCTTGTAGTTGAAGAATCTCCGTGGCCTGAACCAAAAGAAGCTGCTTTTTTTATTTCAACGAGTCTAAACTCAGCTTCCTCTGCACTATCCGATACTTTGATTAACACACTCTTTGCCTCATCCAATCTACCTTTCATTACAAGCCACCGAGGTGATTCCGGCATTGCCATAACTCCACCGCCGATGACTAAAGATGGGATCGCGGCTATACCTAGCATTAGCCTCCAGTTAATGTGCTGTGGTAGACCTGACAAAGCGTAGTTGATGATATAACCTAGCAGAATTCCAAAAACAATGAAGACCTCAGGGAGAGAAGTAAGGAGTCCACGAGTCATAGCAGGAGAGACCT
The genomic region above belongs to Manihot esculenta cultivar AM560-2 chromosome 3, M.esculenta_v8, whole genome shotgun sequence and contains:
- the LOC110611206 gene encoding polyol transporter 5 produces the protein MDATEVESQEPSRPENVLEPRKPRLNKYALACALLASTTSILLGYDIGVMSGAVIFIRENLKIKSTQVEILVGILNVCSLIGSLASGKTSDYLGRRYTIVLAAATFLIGALLMGLAPSFPFLMAGRIIAGIGVGYSLMIAPVYTAEVSPAMTRGLLTSLPEVFIVFGILLGYIINYALSGLPQHINWRLMLGIAAIPSLVIGGGVMAMPESPRWLVMKGRLDEAKSVLIKVSDSAEEAEFRLVEIKKAASFGSGHGDSSTTRWHGQGVWKELLLRPSPAVRRMLIAAIGINFFMQASGNDAVIYYCPEVFRAAGIHSKKLLFGVNVIMGFAKTFFVLVSALYLDRFGRRPLLLLGSSGMAVSLVVLGLGSKFLEHSNSKPVWAIVICIVAVCGFVSFFSIGLGPITWVYSSEIFPLRLRAQGSGLAISVNRLVSGVLSMTFLSFAEKITFGGVFFVLAGIMVVGTVFFYVFMPETKGKTLEEIEALFE